In the genome of Quercus robur chromosome 3, dhQueRobu3.1, whole genome shotgun sequence, one region contains:
- the LOC126719391 gene encoding uncharacterized protein LOC126719391 — MQIKDDPSLKWPEKMRGDPNKRNRNKYCRFHRDHGHDTDECFDLKQQIENLIRQGKLKNFLGRDNRDEKMKGKMEESSRPPLGEIRVIIGGSSTGQSSKSKKAYLKVVQSVQLSGRSPRARTTDEAAITFTDEDAERIHHPHDDALVITLMIADYTTRRVLVDTGSSADILYYPAFQQMRLGRDRLRPVNSPLVGFGGMKVQPVGTISLSVVVGAYP, encoded by the coding sequence atgcagatcaaggatgatccttccttgaagtggCCGGAGAAAATGAGGGGAGACCCCAATAAACGCAATCggaacaagtattgtcgcttccatagggATCATGGTCACGATACGGACGAGTGTTTCGATTTAAAGCAACAAATCGAAAATctcataaggcaagggaagctgaagaatttccttggacgagataACAGGGAcgaaaaaatgaaaggaaaaatggaagaaTCATCACGGCCGCCACTCGGGGAAATAAGAGTCATTATAGGGGGAAGTTCGACGGGCCAGtcatccaagtccaagaaagcatATTTGAAGGTAGTGCAGAGTGTCCAGCTTTCTGGACGATCACCGAGAGCAAGGACCACGGACGAAGCAGCGATCACTTTCACGGACGAAGACGCTGAGAGAATTCATCACCCACATGATGATGCTCTCGTCATCACCTTAATGATTGCTGACTATACAACTAGAAGGGTGCTTGTAGACACCGGAAGCTCGGCGGACATTTTGTATTATCCAGCTTTTCAACAAATGAGGCTAGGACGAGACCGGCTCCGTCCAGTGAACTCCCCCCTAGTAGGTTTTGGTGGCATGAAGGTACAACCCGTGGGTACCATTTCCTTGTCAGTGGTAGTGGGGGCATACCCATGA